The Carassius gibelio isolate Cgi1373 ecotype wild population from Czech Republic chromosome B18, carGib1.2-hapl.c, whole genome shotgun sequence sequence CCAAAGTCATACACTTTCATGGAACTTTCATAGAACTATTAGTATGATTCTCTTGCTACATATCTGGTTCATATTACACCCTAAACAGATATTTGCATTGTGCCACTCCTAAATCTCATTAGATTACCTAtatatactacacacacacacacacacacacacacacacacaaattatccAATTATTTTGGAATGattgaattttaaataaaaaaaaaatattaacactactgttcaaaagtttgaggttggtgagacttttaaaaaatggttttaagagaAGATTCCTATTTGAACAAAGTCTACATTTATTTGCTTAAacatatacagtaaaatacagtattAATGCTGGTATAAAATATAACCTGAACATTTGAGATTCAccaagtaaattaaattatgaattatgttcCTTCTTGTCTGACAGTTTACTTCTATAATTTTGGGATGTGTGATTTTGGAGTGTCGTCTCTGGAGGGGATGCTGGATGCCGTGAAGGTTTTGGCCTTCGCTGTGCAGGAAGGAAAGGTGGCTGTTCATTGCCATGCTGGACTGGGCAGGACAGGCAAGTTTCATCTCATGCATTATTACTTGAAGATGATATTCTATTTGAGTAAAGTCCTTAATATCAACCCTACTCTACAGGTGTTCTTATCGCATGCTATCTGGTCTACACCTGTCGAATCAGCGCTAGTGAAGCTGTCCACTATGTTCGGATCAGAAGGCCTTGCTCAATCCAGACTCGATCACAGATCAATCTGGTGTTTGATTTCGCCCGGCTGGTGGGCTCTCAGTTGGCTCAGTACCCATGTCTGAATATGCGGCACGGTTCCTCCTTCAGCCTCCGGCAGTATCTCCTGCGTCAGGCCCTTCTGCTGCACGGGGACGAGGCCCGAACCCTCAAACACACGCCCAAGATCCTGCACGTCCTCTGCAGCATGCTGATCGCTCTCACCCAGGGGGCTCCCAGTCCTCCAGAGGTCCAGAGAGAACTGGAGAAGAGGCTGAACACCTCGGCCCTGAAGAAGACAGTGAAGGTGACACTTCTGAAGAGAAACCTGCCTGCTCTGAAGGAAAGGAGAGGCTCATGCAGAGCGTGCTCCTGTGAGTCCTGGGAGAGGAAGAGGGATGTCCTTCTAAACAAGCGAAGCTACAGCGAGTCAGATCTCACAAAGATTACTATTACTGAGGTGAGCCAGTCAGTTTACTGCaaatttgctgtatttttacatttttgaatatataaataataaatggtcatatttttttaaatgaggtaattacattaattaacattaactaacaatggaaatacttgtaaagcatttattaatctttgttaatactGATTTCAACGTTtactaatataattaatataatactaatataagtaatttttgattttttttgtttattactgtatatatatatcttatatatatctctttctcctttatttatattgaatataaagttatatgtttaatattaataagtgtatatatatatatatatatatatatatatatatatatatatatatatatatatatatatatatatatatataaattgtaaaatttattcttaaaatctgtctatctatcatcttatgtatgtatatatgtattgtaataatttagtttatttttaaatacaattttataattttttttatgaaagattatgaaaCTGCATAACAGTGGCAAATTAAATCATGTTGTTCCTGCAAGGATTTTATGTTCTCACACTACTCTCCTCAATCTGGTGGACACCATAAATTAAACAATGGACCAATCGGCCCATCACAAGATCAGAGAATCCCAACAGAATCCCAAAAGAGTCTTCAAACCCAGATGACAGACCAGTGCAATGGGACGACAGGGAAACACAGCCCCAATCCACCATCAGCTCCTCTCCCACAAAATGAGAATGTGAACAAGAAGACAAAATGTACAACCAAGAAACCTCAGGCTTACCTAAAGTTCAGCTCAAACATTGAGGTCAGTGTGAgaccaaataaaaaatatatatcttagtTCACTACTTGAAGAATTTTGAGAACTTGAATGATGCATTACCTCTTATTTGTGCAAATGTTGTGGATGTTTTTTTAAAGCTAAGGCTGGAGCATCCTAAATCAGTTCAGTCATCATTATCAAGAGCTGTCGCTAAAGCAATGGCACAACAGCGCCCCCCACTGGACACTGTGTTGACAAAAGCAGCCGTTTTGCAGGTAAAGCATGTTTGACTTGGTTTCGACAAAAACAAGAATGTTCATGGTTCCACACGCCGACAAAAGGTTTTGGTCCAGTAATACATTATTTTCACCATACAAAGCATGATCATGTTTTCATATGACTGCATGTGCAGATATAACATTTAGAGTAatgcttaagaaaaaaaaaagcatacaaaattttttttttatttttaatttagtttttttttttttttttttacttcaaaatcgCTGAGACAAGCATATTggcttatacattttataatatgtatcTAGCATTCTCCTTATTTAAATCTATGCATGATTCTGTATATGACAAAAGCTTTTGTTTTATATCTTTGAATACTGTGTTAATGCAGAAGTTTTCACCCTTGTTTTAATTCTCTTCAGGATGAGCTCAACTTGAGTGAATGTGGCTGGGCTACACTTGTCATGGAAACAGATCCTGAAGTCCTGTGCACACTGTTATGGATCTGGCTGGACAAAttaaaggtcagaggtcacagtatATGGTgcaaaaaatatgcttttttaaaCAATAAGCCTGACATAAACATAACATGCTTATGAAAACTATTTTCTCTTTTAAGAGAGTTGTTCTCCTTGTTTCATATGCAGTGTTTTAGCTGTTGTGCTTAATCATCACAGGATCCTGTTCTCAGTAAAGATGACGTAGAGAGGCTGACCTCAACCCGGCCTGCACAAAACCTGCACAATATTTCACTGCAAAAGGTGAAAATCTGAAATCAGATTGTGACAGAACACACAGTTTGAACTGTATTATGTACAGTTTGGGAATACATTTAAGCATAAAAACCCAGAAATTGTGGTTTAAAAGGTTTGCTTACATGTCTGTTAcacatttctctgtgtgtgtcataCAAATAAGGcatattttaaatcacaaaaaattGGTACAGAAACCATTCATATTCAAAAATTGAttgaaaatttcacaaataaagaaaaagcaagtaatacactgaattaaacatgacattttgaagtactTACAGACTGTTCAACAATGCATGTGGTTATATATCTTCTTGTTTTAGTATCAGCGGCACACCATCTGCTGTCTGCTGGACTGTGTGGGTCAAGTGGCATTTCGATGTCCTCTGTTTGAACATGCTATACTACAGAGACTCATTCAGGCTTTAACAAGAGtacgtttgtgtgtgtatagatgTGCAAATTTTCCCgaataaatagatatttaaacAGAGAAGCATTTTAAATTCACTTTTGCATGATTTTGTATTTGAACAGCGCCCTCCAGAGGACACAGAGAGACACAACATCTTGTTACGGGTTCTCAGAGCTACAATGAAAAAGCAGTACCTTTACAACCTCCACCCAAACACTACAACACCGTCACAGTGTTAGGAGCAGTGCTTCAACTAATGAAACCAGCaaagatatttatataaataaacattgtttgattaaattaatgacTGATCAAGTTA is a genomic window containing:
- the LOC127977118 gene encoding protein tyrosine phosphatase domain-containing protein 1-like isoform X1, which gives rise to MTPQVPVPRPSYSQARESLVKAIPSKIICLITCGGKDCRYEGPASWSISQQAIKGVFSSWVTDDIVAMARPSTYLIKRYCIIEQFKQFNIKSIINMQLPGEHAHCGPPLDPGSGFTYSPQIFMESQIYFYNFGMCDFGVSSLEGMLDAVKVLAFAVQEGKVAVHCHAGLGRTGVLIACYLVYTCRISASEAVHYVRIRRPCSIQTRSQINLVFDFARLVGSQLAQYPCLNMRHGSSFSLRQYLLRQALLLHGDEARTLKHTPKILHVLCSMLIALTQGAPSPPEVQRELEKRLNTSALKKTVKVTLLKRNLPALKERRGSCRACSCESWERKRDVLLNKRSYSESDLTKITITEDFMFSHYSPQSGGHHKLNNGPIGPSQDQRIPTESQKSLQTQMTDQCNGTTGKHSPNPPSAPLPQNENVNKKTKCTTKKPQAYLKFSSNIELRLEHPKSVQSSLSRAVAKAMAQQRPPLDTVLTKAAVLQDELNLSECGWATLVMETDPEVLCTLLWIWLDKLKDPVLSKDDVERLTSTRPAQNLHNISLQKYQRHTICCLLDCVGQVAFRCPLFEHAILQRLIQALTRRPPEDTERHNILLRVLRATMKKQYLYNLHPNTTTPSQC
- the LOC127977118 gene encoding protein tyrosine phosphatase domain-containing protein 1-like isoform X2, which gives rise to MTPQVPVPRPSYSQARESLVKAIPSKIICLITCGGKDCRYEGPASWSISQQAIKGVFSSWFNIKSIINMQLPGEHAHCGPPLDPGSGFTYSPQIFMESQIYFYNFGMCDFGVSSLEGMLDAVKVLAFAVQEGKVAVHCHAGLGRTGVLIACYLVYTCRISASEAVHYVRIRRPCSIQTRSQINLVFDFARLVGSQLAQYPCLNMRHGSSFSLRQYLLRQALLLHGDEARTLKHTPKILHVLCSMLIALTQGAPSPPEVQRELEKRLNTSALKKTVKVTLLKRNLPALKERRGSCRACSCESWERKRDVLLNKRSYSESDLTKITITEDFMFSHYSPQSGGHHKLNNGPIGPSQDQRIPTESQKSLQTQMTDQCNGTTGKHSPNPPSAPLPQNENVNKKTKCTTKKPQAYLKFSSNIELRLEHPKSVQSSLSRAVAKAMAQQRPPLDTVLTKAAVLQDELNLSECGWATLVMETDPEVLCTLLWIWLDKLKDPVLSKDDVERLTSTRPAQNLHNISLQKYQRHTICCLLDCVGQVAFRCPLFEHAILQRLIQALTRRPPEDTERHNILLRVLRATMKKQYLYNLHPNTTTPSQC